The genomic stretch TGCAGAGTCGTCTGAAGGTACTATTTGTGGAGGTGTGTCATGGCTGCCGATGATAAAGCTAAACTGAAGATTCTGCTTGAGCACTGGATAGTCCATAATAAAGAACACGGGGAGGAGTTCAGGGAATGGGCGGACAAAATGAGGAGCCTGGGGGAGTCCGGTGTGGGTGAGAAAATGCTGGCGGCGGCGCAGGAGATGGACCGGGCCAGTGAAATGTTATCCCGTGCCCTGGGGGAACTGGAGGGTTCACACTGAAGGTTTACCCTTAAGGGAAAGGAGGCGTAGAATGTGCTTGTCAAAGGCGTATGTTGACCGTAACGGCGCCCGGGAGCTGGTGATGGAAGAGGTTGCCTCGCTCAGTGTCGAGGACGGTAAAATCATGCTCAAAACGCTCTTCGGGGAACGGAAGGAGATCGTCGGCAGTCTCAGGGAAGTCGATTTCCTGACCCATGTCCTGGTTCTGGAGGGTGAGGAGGGCAGATGATAACAATTGGAATGGACCCGATATTGTTTGTCCTGGGCCCCTTTGCTCTGTCCTGGCACGGTCTGTTTATTGTGGTCGGCATCGCGGTAGCGGTCTGGCTCTCCGCTTACCTGGTGGCTAAAGCGGGCCTTTCTGTCGATAGATTGTATTCACTGGCGGTCTGGACTATTCCCGGAGGTATCATCGGCGCCCGCCTGGTGCATGTAATAGACTACTGGGACTTCTACTCGGCTAATCCGGCGGCTATCTTTGCCATCTGGACAGGGGGACTGGCCATCTGGGGGGCGGTACTGGGAGGAACACTGGCGGCAATGATATTCGCCAGAATCAGTCATTTTTCGCTGGATGGTTATGCCGATTCGATTGCTCCGGGACTGGTCCTGGCGCAGGCGATAGGACGCATCGGGGATATTATTAACGGAGAACACATCAGCACTTCCACCACGTTGCCCTGGGGAGTGGTCTATACTCACCCCGGCAGTCCGAGCTACGGTCTGCCGCCGACACACCCGCAGGTGGCGTACGAGCTGCTGATGAACCTGGCTATCTTCGGGGTGCTGTGGAAGCTGCGGGGGCGTATTCAGCCCGGCGGCGCGCTCTTTCTGCTCTACCTGGTCATGTATTCGGTGGGGCGTTTCTTTCTTTCCTTCTTGAGGCTGGACAGCAATACCGTTTTCCTGTCCCTGAATCAGGTACAGTGGATTTGCCTGCTGGTCCTGGCGGTGGCCGTTCCTTTACTCGTCCGCAAGATGCGGCGGGAAACGCCGATCAGCTGACAACACTCAGAAAGCCTGTTTAATAACATGATTTATCATTCCGTGCCTGACACGGAATCCAGAAAAAGCGAGCTTAACCCGCGGTGGCGGCATTCTGGATACCGGCTCCCGCATCGGAGTAAGGGATAAGCTTCGTCGGTAGGCTGGTGTCCTCTCAGCGGGGTAGACAGGCAGATAACCTCATCCCCTTTATCCCCTTCTCCTGGCAGGAGAAGGGGAAGAGATTTAAGAGAGGGGGCAGGCAAGATGCCAGGTTAGCTGCTAAACAATCCCCTCAGAGCAGTCTGACGCTATCCGGCTCAAGCTCGATGCTGATATCGAGGGCTTTGGTGGAGTGGGTGAGGGCGCCGCTGGAGATGAAATTGACCCCGCTGGCGGCTACTTCACGGATATTGTCCACGGTGACGCCGCCCGAGGCTTCAGTCTTGACATTGAACGGTAGCAGACTTATCAGGTGACGCATTTCATCGGGACTCATGTTGTCCGGCATGATTATATCCGCCCCGGCTTCGACGGCTTCCAGGGCTTCTTCGGGAGAGGTCACCTCCACCTCAATCTTCAGGCTCAGCGGGGAGTTTTCTCTGGCTTTGGCGATAATTTCCTTCAGGCTCATGCCCAGGGCGCGCATTGCCACCAGGTGGTTGTCCTTAATCAGGATGAGGTCGGTCAGGTTAAAGCGATGGTTCTTCCCCCCGCCGACGCGTACCGCGTACCTTTCCAGCGCCCTGAGCCCCGGCGTCGTCTTGCGGGTATCCAGGATGGTGACCGGCAGGTCGCCAGCTCCGACGACAAGCTGCGCCGTTTGCGTGGCGATGCCGCTGAGCTTTTGCAGAAAATTGAGAGATACCCGTTCGGGGGTGAGGATGCTGCTCACTCTGCCGGATACGGTGGCGATGATATCGCCCCGTTTTATCCGGCTGCCATCCTGAAACAGTATGTCAAAGGTGAGCGCAGGGTCAACACGCCGGAATATCTCCCTGACCAGGTCAATACCGGCCAGAACGCCCTCCGCTTTGACCAGGAGGTAAGCCCTGCCGTGGAGTCCGGGAGGTATCAGCGTGTCACTGGTGACATCGCCGCTGCCGATATCCTCGTTCAGGGCGGTGTCGATGATGTTGTTGAGTTGCTCCGGGGAGATTCCGAATTTATTCACCATTACCCCTTCCTTTTTATGCGTTAAGTTACTGATTATAGCAGCGGAGAAGCTATGATCAAAGAAAATAATCCCCCCCTTAATTATGATAATGTTAGCCTTCTCGCGGCGGTCTTCGGGGGACTTTACCGTCGGTCAGACAGTCGGCATGGCTCCCGGCCGGCTGAGTACGCCGCCTTTGGTTACCCGGATTGTTGCTCCCGATTCTACTTTAAGGACGATGCTGTCCTCATCAATGCTCTCCACCCGTCCGTAGATGCCACCGGCGGTAATTACCATGTCTCCCTTCTCCAGTTGATCAATCAACTGGTCGTGTTTTCTCTCGCGCTGGCGTAGCGGCCGTATCATCATAAAATAGAACATGGCAAAAATGATTGCCATAAAGATGAGTAAAGGCACCAAACTACCCGTCATTATCCCTCCTTAATTCAGCCCGGTTTATTTTTATCAAACTCCCCTGTAACGCCCAGGGGCTGGTATGCTCAATGATGACATTGACCAGTTGCCCCGTGCGGTCGTCATTATCACTGAAGAACACCAGTTTATCACTTCTGGTCCGTCCCTGCCACCTGTCTTTCTTCTTCCCTTCTACCAGGACTTCAACCGCCTTGCCCAGGAGCTGAGCATTAATCTCCGTGGCGATGCCCTCCTGGAGCTGCTCAATCAGGTTAAGCCGTCTCTTTTTCCCGTCCGGCGGGACGCTGTCCTCAAGCTCCCGGGCGGCGATGGTCTGCGGTCTGGGAGAGTAGGCAGCGACATGGACGGTATCAAATCTGAGCCCGGCTAGAAGGTCGAATGTGTGCCGGAATTGTTCCTCACTCTCTCCAGGGAAGCCGACGATGACATCGGTGCTCAGGGCTACCCCGGGTATTTCAGAGCGTATCCGGTCGATAAGCTGACTGTAGTGCTCTGCGGTATAGCCCCGCCTCATCGCTTTCAATATGTCGTTATCGCCGGACTGTACCGGGAGATTTATCTGCTCGCAGACCCTGTCCAGGCGGGCTACGGCTTCGATGAGCCTGTCGCTCATGTCCTTGGGGTGATTGGTCAAAAAGCGCAGTCGGGCTAGTCCGTCTACGGTATTCAGTTCGGTGAGTAAATCGGCCAGGTCCGGTTGCCCGGGCAGGTCGTGCCCGTAGGAATCGACGTTTTGCCCGAGCAGGGTGACCTCCCTGGTGCCGCGGCGCGCCAGCTCTCTGACCTCGCAGACTATCTCAGCTATGGGGCGGCTCTTTTCCCGTCCGCGGCGGTAGGGGACAATGCAGTAGGAGCAGAAGTTGTCACAGCCCTGGATAATGGGGACGTAGATAGTGTGTGAGGGATGGCGGGACAGTATCTGAGCGCCAGACTTGTCCAGCCACTGCGGGTAGTCACCGGGCTTGAAAAAGAAGTCGACATGGGGAAAGCTCTTTTTTAACTCCTCAGTGTTTGAGTTGACCAGGCAGCCGGTAACCGCCAGGGTAAGACCGGGACGGGCTTTTTTCAGGGCTTTGAGGGCGTTGAGCTTGTGGACCAGGCGGTTTTCCGCGCTCTGGCGTACCACGCAGCTATTGAGCACGATGATATCCGCCTGCTCGGTAGTGGCTGCGGGTCGGTAGCCATGCTGCTCAAAGAAAGAGCCAAGCCCGTCCGATTCCGCCTTGTTCATCTGGCAGCCTGTTGTCCAGATATGATAATGGGGCATAATCTTCTGTCCTGTGCTGGCTTTGCTAATAGACTGCCCTTATCGGTGGGCGAATCTGGCGGAGGGGGAGGGATTCGAACCCTCGACCCCGGTTACCCAGGGTAAGCACTTAGCAGGCGCCCGCACTA from Dehalococcoidales bacterium encodes the following:
- the yajC gene encoding preprotein translocase subunit YajC, with the protein product MTGSLVPLLIFMAIIFAMFYFMMIRPLRQRERKHDQLIDQLEKGDMVITAGGIYGRVESIDEDSIVLKVESGATIRVTKGGVLSRPGAMPTV
- the lgt gene encoding prolipoprotein diacylglyceryl transferase; its protein translation is MITIGMDPILFVLGPFALSWHGLFIVVGIAVAVWLSAYLVAKAGLSVDRLYSLAVWTIPGGIIGARLVHVIDYWDFYSANPAAIFAIWTGGLAIWGAVLGGTLAAMIFARISHFSLDGYADSIAPGLVLAQAIGRIGDIINGEHISTSTTLPWGVVYTHPGSPSYGLPPTHPQVAYELLMNLAIFGVLWKLRGRIQPGGALFLLYLVMYSVGRFFLSFLRLDSNTVFLSLNQVQWICLLVLAVAVPLLVRKMRRETPIS
- the miaB gene encoding tRNA (N6-isopentenyl adenosine(37)-C2)-methylthiotransferase MiaB codes for the protein MPHYHIWTTGCQMNKAESDGLGSFFEQHGYRPAATTEQADIIVLNSCVVRQSAENRLVHKLNALKALKKARPGLTLAVTGCLVNSNTEELKKSFPHVDFFFKPGDYPQWLDKSGAQILSRHPSHTIYVPIIQGCDNFCSYCIVPYRRGREKSRPIAEIVCEVRELARRGTREVTLLGQNVDSYGHDLPGQPDLADLLTELNTVDGLARLRFLTNHPKDMSDRLIEAVARLDRVCEQINLPVQSGDNDILKAMRRGYTAEHYSQLIDRIRSEIPGVALSTDVIVGFPGESEEQFRHTFDLLAGLRFDTVHVAAYSPRPQTIAARELEDSVPPDGKKRRLNLIEQLQEGIATEINAQLLGKAVEVLVEGKKKDRWQGRTRSDKLVFFSDNDDRTGQLVNVIIEHTSPWALQGSLIKINRAELRRDNDG
- the nadC gene encoding carboxylating nicotinate-nucleotide diphosphorylase translates to MVNKFGISPEQLNNIIDTALNEDIGSGDVTSDTLIPPGLHGRAYLLVKAEGVLAGIDLVREIFRRVDPALTFDILFQDGSRIKRGDIIATVSGRVSSILTPERVSLNFLQKLSGIATQTAQLVVGAGDLPVTILDTRKTTPGLRALERYAVRVGGGKNHRFNLTDLILIKDNHLVAMRALGMSLKEIIAKARENSPLSLKIEVEVTSPEEALEAVEAGADIIMPDNMSPDEMRHLISLLPFNVKTEASGGVTVDNIREVAASGVNFISSGALTHSTKALDISIELEPDSVRLL
- a CDS encoding CooT family nickel-binding protein, whose product is MSKAYVDRNGARELVMEEVASLSVEDGKIMLKTLFGERKEIVGSLREVDFLTHVLVLEGEEGR